One Heteronotia binoei isolate CCM8104 ecotype False Entrance Well unplaced genomic scaffold, APGP_CSIRO_Hbin_v1 ptg001683l, whole genome shotgun sequence DNA window includes the following coding sequences:
- the LOC132565787 gene encoding carbohydrate sulfotransferase 8-like, with protein MESQQPKKDCVPSNNQDGKIQGNAVAEFPIVNQRASLYPIPNGQTEHQSTDTKPNILFVIKDHQKKGAGANPARTHKRKRRFVIKKSPILIAINGSFPNLSILKLEDKSDVKWKSLYETQRERKRIMRETCAKYKSNSKRIITPYHVSRIFVEDKYRILYCEVPKAGCSNWKRVLMVLNGLASSTRVIQHNTVHYGNYLKRLDGFDRKGINYRLNTYTKMLFVREPFEKLVSAFRDKFEHPNNYYHPVFGRPIISRYRVNATKEALRTGSGVKFKEFIQYLLDVHRPVGMDIHWDHVNRLCSPCLIDYDFIGKFETMEEDANFFLHLINAPQNLTFPRFKDRHSDEERTTTQIMQQYFTQLSPAQRQRSYDFYYMDYLMFNYSKPFEDLY; from the exons ATGGAATCTCAGCAGCCCAAAAAA GACTGTGTACCCAGCAACAATCAGGATGGGAAAATACAGGGGAATGCAGTGGCTGAATTCCCAATTGTTAACCAGAGAGCTTCGTTATACCCAATTCCAAATGGGCAGACTGAGCATCAAAGCACAGATACCAAGCCAAACATACTGTTTGTCATTAAAGACCATCAGAAAAAAGGTGCGGGAGCCAATCCTGCCAggactcataagcggaagaggAGATTTGTCATCAAGAAGAGCCCCATCCTGATTGCCATCAATGGCTCTTTTCCCAACCTGTCCATTCTAAAATTGGAGGACAAAAGTGACGTCAAATGGAAAAGCCTCTATGAGACCCAAAGGGAGAGAAAGCGGATCATGAGAGAGACATGCGCCAAATACAAGAGCAACAGCAAACGCATAATCACACCGTATCACGTTTCCAGGATATTCGTCGAAGATAAATACCGAATTCTCTATTGCGAAGTCCCCAAAGCTGGTTGCTCCAACTGGAAAAGGGTACTCATGGTTCTTAATGGGCTGGCCTCCTCCACCAGAGTTATTCAACACAACACAGTGCATTATGGGAATTACTTAAAAAGGCTGGATGGGTTTGACCGCAAAGGGATCAACTACAGGCTCAACACTTATACGAAGATGCTCTTTGTCCGTGAGCCTTTTGAAAAGCTGGTTTCCGCATTTCGAGACAAGTTTGAGCACCCCAACAACTATTACCACCCCGTTTTTGGCAGACCCATTATTTCAAGATATCGAGTCAATGCCACCAAAGAAGCATTGAGGACAGGTTCTGGGGTGAAATTTAAAGAGTTTATTCAGTACCTTCTAGACGTGCACCGGCCTGTGGGGATGGACATCCACTGGGATCACGTCAACAGACTTTGCAGCCCATGTTTGATAGACTATGATTTTATAGGCAAATTTGAAACCATGGAAGAAGACGCCAATTTCTTCCTGCATTTAATTAATGCTCCACAGAATTTGACTTTCCCTAGGTTTAAAGACAGACATTCTGATGAAGAGCGGACAACTACTCAAATTATGCAGCAATATTTCACACAGCTTTCCCCTGCTCAAAGGCAACGCAGCTATGATTTCTATTATATGGATTATCTGATGTTTAACTACTCCAAGCCTTTTGAAGACCTCtactaa